The following coding sequences lie in one Patescibacteria group bacterium genomic window:
- a CDS encoding DDE-type integrase/transposase/recombinase: protein MEISQSGIYPRRIQISWDLSGTNSELYIEIPLFCPRCESDRIWKTGKDPTRKTKPQKVYCADCGKRFYPHTSKFFQDQTQDFLMDLIDAALGRGQKVTDLATRYNISPSVISTILTDFLDYMAEVKEKARSFHEIYPGKVIVMDEKFLKIGGKKYKLIIAVNEHGDPLAYLLARDRAATTILGVLLEGIQAGGHPDLIVTDGFSGYRKAIKLAGLSIIHIEHIHKPPYGRVIITKIEQTKMEIKETSIGTTNDIFVQNGVNIGRVLVKTTKKNQQKKTWAP, encoded by the coding sequence ATGGAAATTAGCCAAAGTGGAATATATCCCAGACGCATACAGATTTCTTGGGACCTTTCAGGTACTAATTCTGAACTCTATATTGAAATCCCTTTATTTTGTCCCAGATGCGAGTCAGATCGCATCTGGAAAACAGGAAAAGACCCCACAAGAAAAACCAAACCGCAAAAAGTATACTGTGCCGATTGTGGAAAACGGTTTTATCCCCATACCTCCAAATTTTTTCAAGACCAAACGCAAGATTTTCTTATGGATCTCATTGACGCCGCATTAGGACGCGGTCAAAAAGTCACCGACCTTGCCACCCGGTACAACATTTCGCCCAGCGTCATTTCTACCATTCTGACAGATTTTTTAGACTATATGGCGGAGGTAAAAGAGAAAGCGCGCTCTTTTCACGAGATTTACCCGGGGAAAGTCATTGTGATGGATGAAAAATTTTTAAAGATTGGAGGTAAGAAGTATAAATTGATTATCGCTGTAAATGAGCATGGCGATCCTCTTGCTTACCTATTAGCAAGAGATAGGGCTGCCACCACGATCCTGGGGGTCCTTTTAGAAGGAATCCAAGCGGGAGGACACCCGGACCTGATCGTGACAGATGGGTTTTCGGGGTATCGAAAAGCGATTAAATTAGCAGGGCTCTCCATTATCCACATCGAACACATCCATAAACCCCCCTATGGGCGGGTCATTATCACGAAAATTGAACAGACCAAAATGGAAATCAAAGAAACTTCCATTGGCACGACAAATGATATCTTTGTCCAAAATGGCGTCAATATTGGACGCGTCCTCGTCAAGACGACTAAAAAGAACCAACAAAAAAAAACGTGGGCGCCCTAA